The following proteins come from a genomic window of Aptenodytes patagonicus chromosome W, bAptPat1.pri.cur, whole genome shotgun sequence:
- the LOC143171928 gene encoding uncharacterized protein LOC143171928, which yields MGAGPSTGEGILKKSPLGCILIHWKQIAGSPGGVTRRDDLIKYCNQWWPLYKLEDGEKWPRNGTLNYNTLLQLMLFLRREGKWDEILYADMFFTLRQHPEWQKKCGINLAPTDPLVLALEKDEREREKGKVLKRCCSACSIGQRCLKLTQKEQEEDLEMLVAPGLRQRSQNHGFEPFRVEGESDDESERGATRATPVARRTRNRQGTVLQAPLRQAVGNEGPVVVKVPFSITDLNNWKIAAGNYRDDSDRVASAFEMMIKTQDPDWKDIEVIMQVLFDSTEREMIRKTARTQVEAQIAAGTLQGQLEHHFPSADPAWDPNDNGEKLLLTQYQKWVLFGIRNAIPKAINWSKLYEIKQDKKESPTDFLNKLKEAARKYTTLDPESEEGKSQLATLFIGQSADDIRRKLQKLQGADARDLGKLLDRAWLIYRNRDQQKEKGNARLIAALEGVRGSQGGQRRDGFGGGRHREGRSRGYSRPPLGKTQCAYCRKEGHWKQECPLLQKNGKSETSILNIEMED from the coding sequence atgggtgccGGACCATCCACGGgtgagggaattttaaagaaatcacctttgggttgtattttaatacattggaaacaaattgcaggatcccctggtggggtcacaagaagggatgatctaattaagtattgtaatcaatggtggccactatataaactagaagatggagaaaagtggccaaggaatggtactttgaattataataccctgttacaactaatgctgtttctgaggagagaaggaaaatgggatgagatattgtatgctgatatgttctttacattgaggcagcatcctgagtggcaaaagaagtgtggaattaatttggccccaactgatcctttggtattggcattggaaaaggatgaacgagagagagaaaaagggaaagtgttaaaaaggtgttgttcggcatgtagtattggacagagatgtttgaagttgactcagaaagagcaggaagaggatttagagatgttagtggctccggGATTGAGGCAGAGATCCCAAAATCATGGATTTGAGCCCTTCAGGGTGGAGGGCGAATCGGACGATGAGTCTGAGAGAGGCGCTACAagggccacgccggtggcaaggagaactcgtaaccgaCAGGGAACCGTGTTGCAAGCTCCGTTaaggcaagcagtagggaatgagggTCCAGTTGtagtaaaagtgcctttttcgatcacagatttaaacaactggaaaatagctgccggcaATTATAGAGATGATTCTGATCGAGtggccagtgcctttgaaatgatgataaaaactcaggatccagattggaaagatattgaagttatcatgcaagtattgtttgatagtacagaaagggaaatgattcgTAAAACAGCTAGAACTCAGGTAGAAGCTCAAATAGCTGCGGGAACACTGCAGGGACAACTGGAGCATCATTTCCCTTCAGCTGATCCTGCATGGGATCCAAatgataatggagaaaaattattactgactcAATATCAAAAATGGGTCCTATTTGGGATAAGGAATGCTATACCTAAAGCAATaaactggtcaaaattatatgaaattaaacaagacaagaaggagtcacccacagacttcttaaataagttaaaagaagcagcccgaaaatatacaacactagatcctgaatcagaagagggaaagagtcaattggcaactttatttattgGACAATCTGCAGACGACATTCgcaggaaattacagaaactacaaggggcagatgctagagatttgggaaagcttttagatCGGGCTTGGTTAATatatagaaacagagaccagcaaaaagaaaaagggaatgctagGCTAATCGCAGCATTGGAAGGAGTTCGTGGTTCACAAGGAGGCCAAAGAAGAGACGGATTTGGGGGGGGTCGACATCGGGAAGGTCGCAGTAGGGGATACTCTAGACCCCCATTAGGAAAAACTCAATGTGCTTATTGTAGGAAGGAGGGACATTGGAAACAAGAATGTCCGTTGttacaaaaaaatggaaagtctgaaacctctatattaaacatagaaatggaagactga